In the genome of Osmerus mordax isolate fOsmMor3 chromosome 10, fOsmMor3.pri, whole genome shotgun sequence, the window acttctgtctctctgcctttggTTCCATACGCTCCCTGTTGGCACCAGGAACTGTTTCCACGGGTATGTCTGACCTTTAACCTTTGCCCGCCTTCTGGTGTGCCACTTTGGCAACACAGTCTGGTAGGTTCACCAGATACACCAGGTTCACTATCAGAAAACTGATAGTGTTTCAGCTGATCCACTGACTTCACCGTGGTAACGATGATGAACAGTATTCCTTTATTCCTCCCTGTACCCTTGACCCACTCAGGTAAACGAGGTCTCCTCAATGACGAGGACTTTGAATGCAGGACAACTCCAACACCAGTAACTCAGCACACCTGGACAGTGACTTGAATGGATCTCACGGAAAAAATGACCATGACTTATTCAAACGATAACATTGCTGAGTTTCTTTAGGCTTCTGATATAGTTGTTACGTGAGCCGAATGTGAGGTGGAATGCAACTTAAGCTTGACCCCATGCCTTTGTGAACAATAACACCAACCAGAACAGGTGGCGAGTACTGACCAAACAGGTGCACAAGACAATTGCCAATAATGTAGATTATACAGCATGGTGTGCTCACTTTAACTCAGCTTAGCCTACATACTGCTCACCTGCTCCAGCCACACAGTGCCCAGAGATAAAAAGGTCCATCTCTTTCCTACATGCGTATAGTATACCCTAAAAAGcttgactttgatttcattaTCTGCAGGATAATTCTTCACATTAAGGTTAAAATAATCAAATCTGCAGAAAGCTTAATTTTGTATGTCGAGAATAATATACACACTTCAAAGCAATTTAGTTCAAATAAAACTAGTTTACACTTTAGCTGTCCAAAATAATATTGTTTGTCAGTTCATATGGTcaggtaataataataaataataataattgttttaaatctcaaagtgcttaTGTAGGTTTATTAAGTCCATTAGTAGGCATGAAGTACGCATTCCATCTGTAGGTGTCCATGTAAAGGTTTACAACGTTTAAACGTTTTATAtattcatccattcatttttCCCACTTTACTAAAACAgaacaaaatgtttgttttgttgttgcaaaGATTAACTTATCTAGTTTCTGAACATTTTGAAGAAAAATAACTTCGACGAACTTGATATAGAACTTTATAAACATGTCCCATATGTATTTAAGACATGTAAACCCtttaaagaacaaacacattgcaAACAATATAGCTGGTGTACTATAACAAAAAAAGACATCTGCAATAATTATAGTCATATGAAGATTTTTGATTTGCGTCAATCTCAAATATAGAATTTCCTCCAAGGTATGTATGTAGTTATTCATAATCTGGAGTGAAACGATCACCACTGGATTTCGCTTACCTTATAGTCGTCTTCTTATGAACTATCTTGCAGTGACTCATTTTGCATGCCAACGCTCGTTTCTAAGTATCCAGTGACAGGTGATCGTCGCTATGGCCTATTTTTCCGCACGCCAGACCTAAACAATACTTTTGCACGCCCTTAGCAAGCGGTGATTGGGTAAGAGGGAAGCACAGGGAGGAGTTTGTAGTATGACAGATAGACTGTATAATCTGATCGGATAAAATGAGATGTTGACTCCAATGTCTTAATGAAAGTAATTGGAAATAGTTATTGCCTAGGTCTGTTTTCATAAAATGTAGGAGTGGCCATCGATGTTGAATCGTTCGTATGCCCCATTATTCAACCAAAACTAAGTATCATAAGCGGAATGCACAGTGTAGACATGGGAAGAAACCAAAGTAATAAAAAATTAACTGAAAGCAAGGCACTCTAGTAAGAATAGTAAAACAAAATCTAAAGTATATAATAATGTTGTCATCGCTCAAATAAAAATGGTATGTATATTAATAAATATGTGTACACAGATGTAGGCCTATTGAGGCACATGTGCGCACTCTTATCTTGACCTCAATAAACCATGCTATAAACGCACACTGTCTGACCAACGCACTGGCAATCCATTGGTTCATATATAGAGGCGGGTGTTGAACACAATTCTTGATCTTCTATTGGATATTTAACGATCATGTGATGATGGGAGGTTTAGAAATGTGCGGAAGTGATTTTTCAACTGCATGAGAGTGaccaaaaaagaaaatatatcaTGGAACAAAACAACGGTTTGTATTATATTCTCAGTAAGTGGCTAGTAGTAGCCGTAAATGTAAGGTCAGTTATATGTATCTAAATAGCTATaatgattaaaatgctgctttGGTTTTGAACTCGTAAGCTGATGCAACTCCTGTAATAGTTTAGGACAGTTGAGTAATCTTGgacgttgtgtgtttgtgtaaggagactaaatgtaaatacattgcATAAATACTCTTCTTACCATGTGGGGTCAGCACACGTCATGACACTGTCTTGACTCATTAGTATTTGTAATTACCTCATGTTTCATTGACAATACTAAACCTTAAGTCGTCTGCAATAAAGTAGAGGGCCATAGTTTTACAATTTAATcgaacattacatttcatattcATATCCTCTTATCCATACCTCCACACGTGTTTATACAGCCCACAAAACTGATCTCTGTCTCTTAGATGGTGGTAACTTGTCTCAGGTCCAGCATGTGGTGTTAGTGCTGTCGGGTAAAGGGGGTGTGGGCAAGAGTACCCTCACCACAGAGCTGGCACTGGCTCTAAGACACGTTGGCAAAAAGGTGAGATATAGGTGCCatcaacaaaggagattgtatTAACAGATTAGAGCAAGAGAGCCtcatatgtactgtgtgtgtgtgagtatattaATTTATTCCAGATGTGATGGTCTGATACAAGTCTGTCGCTGCTCCCCACTGTGTCAGGTTGGCATCCTAGACGTGGACCTGTGTGGGCCCAGTATTCCACGCATGCTGAATGTGGGCAGGCCAGAGGTGCACCAGTGTGACTCGGGGTGGGTGCCCGTCTACACAGACGCCCAGAAGAGCCTTGCGCTCATGTCCATAGGCTTCCTACTGGAGGACCCAGACGAGGCTGTGATCTGGAGGGGCCCCAAGAAGACAGGTAGGCTGTTTTCTCACTGGGGCCCAGAGTCTGGAGTCTGGAGTTTTTGGGGGGAAGATTGTGGAAGATTTCTTCAGTTGAGACCATTGAAAAGCATTTGTGATTGTCACTTTTCAAACTGCATTCAAAGTTAAAGTAATGTGGATGGGGCATATCCCCCCCCCTCATATCACGAATGAATGTGGTCTCACTTCCCGATCATTTGATGTTGTCCTAGCTCTGATTGGCCAGTTTGTATCTGATGTGGCGTGGGGTGAATTGGACATTCTCCTGGTGGACACGCCCCCTGGGACGTCTGACGAACACCTGGCGGTTCTGGAGAACCTGAAGAAACACAAAGTGGATGGCGCCATTCTGGTCACCACACCTCAGGTGCTGCAGGGGGGCGGCGGAGTGTCTGACAAGGGAGGAGCTTAATACCTGTGGTGGAATAGAAATGACATGTTTTGATAGAAATAGAGAAACAATACATGGTTTTAAATCAGATCAAAAAGGAATCAGATGGTCTATCAAAAGATGCTTTCAGCaacccgcccgccccccccccccccccaaatcgtTCACTGCGGCGACCAAGACAGATCTAGTAGTGCCGTGTAAGCTTTGTTCAAATATGTGCTATCTCTACCTGGTACCTTGTGAGTTGACATCTATGGACATCTGTAAAGTCATTTGTAGATGACTAGCATTGTAGCATTGCACTCCGAGGGCCATCCAGTGAACATGTGGCTCTGCAGGCTGTCTCGacgggggatgtgaggagagagatcacCTTCTGTAAGAAGACAGGCCTGCGAATCCTGGGCATAGTGGAGAACATGAGTGGATTTGTGTGTCCGCATTGTTCAGTGAGTGAAACTCATTAAAACGcaccaataaacacacacacacacacatcccatacaGACAGCTGATCTCTGgtattatttcatttaaaaaaaattctacCGCAAGCAGCATGCTCTTAACTGTAAAAATAGCTTATGAGTGCTTTGTTGTGCTGATATCTGACACATAAGTGTAACAGTCTGACCATTTATAAAACACATCCAATCTGGTGTTCTGCTTTTACTTTCAGGAATGCAGCAACATCTTTTccaaaggtggaggagaagagctgGCCAAACTGACTGAATCAGCATATCTAGGTAGGAATGAGAATCAAGACCTGTTTCTTTAAGAATGCTGGTTGTTTCCACATAcaaccactagatgtcactgcAGTCTATTCATCTTGTCTGCCAGCTTCAAACACTGCCCTCAGCAGGCATTTTACGTCAGAGCACTGCTGGTAAAATGGTCGGTCTAAATTTAactggagtgtttgtgtgtgtgtgtgtgtggggggggggggggggggagcggtgggggggggggggagcggtggGGGGGGATAGATCTGTTTCTGTTACCACTCAATAATCACCAGCTTTGAAAATGACCCAATGCCAATTGGTTGCAAATGAAGCAACTGATTTTGAAATGCCCCCAGCCATTAAAATGTAGGTCTGCTGATGCAGGCTTGTCTTGGAACGACTAGGGAGAAGATGGTCGGCGTGTTTGATTCTGAGAGGAACTGTATACCAGCAACATGACCTACTGCTCTCTAGACCACAGTATCCATGTCTGATGGACACTTGATCTTTCTGAGTCGCTGGCCAATGAGATGAGCGTCAGTGTCTGTGTCATATGTAGGAAAGGGGTAGCAtcgtgtaagagtgtgtgagatAGATAAAACTATGAGTTTTGGTAacagtgtatttctgtgtgtgtgtgtgtgtgttgccattaCAGGCTCTGTACCCCTGGATCCTCTTCTAAGCAGAAGTATCGAGGAAGGCAAAGACTTCATCCAAGCATTCCCTGACAGTGCCACCTTCAGTGCAATCAACAGCATAGCACAGATCCTCTTGGCCAGCCTTCAGAAAGCTTGAGCATGTTCTGGACATGAACAGGTTGAGCTGCCAGGACATTTCTAGGCgttctgctgttgttgtttttccatCTATTACttcacacttctttgttatGTTTTATTAAACCGTTTCTGAATTCTGAATAATTCTAAATTCAACACTTTGGCTAACACACCTAAAACGCTGACTTGTACCACCCACATGAACGGGAAGCTGAATGTACCTATAGACAAAGCCCATTTCAAACAATTCGGTTTGACATATTTTAACCTGACTATAATACTGTGTAGTTCCCAACAGCTGGCCATCTAAAAATATGAAATTATGCAAAGCTAATATTCATAATGAGGCCTCCTTGCTATATATTATTCCACTCACTCTAGATAAGAGCCTGGATTGTAGAGATTGCAGACAAGGTGTTGACCAATGTGTGAAGCAGGTGTGAAGAATGAAGCAGTTTTCTCATACAGGAAGCTTTGCTTTTTGTGATACAATACTCTTAcataattattttttaaattaaaaataGATTTCTGTGGTATGTATGATTCCCCTCAGTGGGGTGTAATTATTTGTACAGTACAATGTGTAATAAACATTTTGTAAGTGGCCAACCTTTGATTTGCTTGTGTTTAGTAATATAAAATATTATTCTCTTTAGCAGACATTATATAgaaatcagggagtcaggtggctgagcggttagggagtcgggctagtcaTCTGAAGGttgcagttcgattcccggccgtgcaaaatgacgttgtgtccttgggcaaggcacttcaccctacttgcctcggggagaatgtccctgtacttactgtaagtcgctctggataagagcgtctgctaaatgactaaatgtaaatcaacttGGTCTTAGAAAGCAGCTCAAATCTAATTGAGAATCTCCTTTAATTGATAGGGAACACATTCATCAACACTATAGCAAGACTACTGTGAGTATGAGTGGTCATACAGGCTTTAAGATTAGTGCTTGTTAAATGAGTCAACTGAGAACAGTGGTTCAGAAAACTTGTTCCAGATCAATTCAGCTGTGTTGCGAGTCGTGGTGAATATTCGCCACACCACCAAGCTGCGCCTTTGTTACTATGAGATATGCTACAGCCAAGGTAATGTTTGTAAGATCAAGTGACTTTTGGCATGTAAATACCACAAGCTCATTTTGACCTGGATTAAATGTTCTGAAAACTGCCCTGGAAGATTTGCCTTGACATTTTTCCTCACGACCGACCAAACACTTAACTCCATGCATGTTTAATGGCAGTAATGTGATGAGAATGAGTACATGTGACTGGGGGATGAAAAAgttggagagagaagatgagttTTGGGAAATTACACCTGTGAGACCCAACACTGGGCACACGCATCTTTAATGCAATCAAACAGCTGTACTACAGGAAAACATTGAAGTGTTTCGAGAATGTTTGCGTAATGATTaaaatacaggtacacacaaaaCTCCCACTCCACCGTCCACACACTAAAGGCAATCTTACATTTTTTAACCAAGTATAACATCCAGAGGAATTCCAACCACTTATCACAATTAACCCACAGTGCAGTAAATCTATCTATATATAGATATTTATAATATGTATGTTatgtctgtatatatatatcatggGGAATTAAAGATTTTTGTTCCATTTAAACAGTTTCATGAACAattctttataaataaaatcagtggaaaacagaaaaacaaaaacaaagctaGTCCAtacacatctttttttttctttacaaatAGATCCTCAACATCAAAGCAGAACTTGTGTAAACTCCCAGATTcaatgcaggaggaggagaagcagagggccTTTGGTCAGCTCTCTCAAACCAGGGGACGACCAGGGGCCAACAAGCGACCTGGCTGACCAGAAACCAGTGTGGTAAGAGAAAGGAATCTTCATACAATTGTttttcttaacacacacacacacacacacacacaaaacagacaaaTCACTACATTGCGCATTTACAAGAAGTTGACTATCAAATTGGGACGACTGTACACATTTGAGATAAGACCATATTTACGGAGCCATTTTTAATCATATATAATAATATTTCCACGTTTGTCACTTTTGTGTCAGAAATTTTTActctttttatgttttttcctgttttgcttaattattataatttctttctctccagcaGCAACATAAAGGAGATATCGGAGGCGAGGCGACTATTTCGTAGACAGGATGAGGGCGACGATGAGGCCGTACAGCCCCAGGACCTCAGCGAAGATCAAGATGAGGATCATGCCCACGAAGAGCCGGGGCTGCTGGGCTGTGCCCCTCACTCCCGCGTCTCCAACGATGCCGATGGCGAAGCCGGCTGCCAGCCCGCTCAGCCCCACGCTCAGACCTGCACCCAGGTGGAGGAAGCTCCTGCAGTGGGTGGatacatggagggagaggaagaaagatgaCAAACAGGCCTTCAATCAATAAAAAAGAAATTAGCATCCAACCAATTTGAATAGCAGGAAATGCAACTTTGCTGTGAATTGTCTGGTGTTACTTGAAGTCATACACAGGTGCACCGACCAGGAAATGAAAGGTGTTTCGCTTTActctagtcatttagcagatgctcttatccagagtgacttacagtaagtacagggacattccccccgaggcaagtagggtgaagtgccttgccacaaCGGCATTTCCTTTTacccggccgggaatcgaaccggcaaccttctgattactagcccgattccctaaccgctcagccacctgacccagtctgaagtgtgtgtcggaaggtgaccagactcacttgTAGAGGCTGACCTTCTCGGAGATGTTGTTAGCGATCAGCACCGCTACTACCAGGCCGTAGATGGCTATGATACCCGCCATGACCACGGGGATGATGGACTTCATGATGAGCTCTGGCCTCATCACCGACATGGCGGCGATGCCTGTGCCACTCTTGGCCGTGCCATAGGCCGCTCCcaaggctgggggggggagatggacagaAGAGGGGTTAGAATAGAAAGACAGAATGGACCTTGGTACACGCGAGACACGCAGgcagtgtaagagtgtgtgtaggaCAGGGTTGGGTAACTAATAAGGAACTAAAATGGAGGAATGGATAAGAGCTAAGTCAAAAATCACAGTTCCTGTTCCTTATAACCACAAAAAAAAATAGCAGCATCTTGGAAATTTCAGAAGTACAAAAGACAAAGTCACATTCCACTTCCCATAAACTCTTACAACCCCAGTCATGGGGTCTCCCCAGCTGCCCATGGAGaaccctcttctcctttcccttcACAGCTCTGATCTTCTCGTCGCAACCTCGTCTTTCCCACGAGGAGAGGGGCCGGGGATGAATTAACCCTTTCATTTCTAATCACACAAAGTGTTACCGACCCGGACGCGCTGACTATTCCAGAACTGCAGTGTTCTAAAtcactccatcccctcctcctcttccgcaagcccctcctccctgacagACTActggcttctccacacaggaagCGTGAGACGTCACAGAATGGGAGCAGCAGCAGGCCTCGGGAGGACAACTGCTGCTCCGCTGCTACCAAGGGCAACCACTAGAGCGTTAGCAGCTAACAGCGTTAGCACTCGCAGCTAACAGCTTTAGCACCCGCAGCTAACAGGATGAAAGAGCAGCGGAGTGCTGAGTCTGCAGCCAAGCGGGTGGCGAGTGTGACGTCGGTTGCAGGGGGCTGGCCTGGCGCTGGAGGAGACATCACAGGCAGCCAACCCATGAAAGATTAATCAAATCAATACTGGGGGCTCTGAGACGTGTGGATGTTGAGCTGACGGCGGTGGATTCTTTACACAATGGTGCTGCTAAAAATACtgatccatttacatttagcagacgctcttatccagagcgacttacagtaaatacagggacattcccccgaggcaagtatggtgaagtgccttgcccaaggacacaacgtcattttgcacagccgggaatcgaaccagcaaccttcgtattggtagcccgattccctaaattTGACTCCCCTGCTCAGCCATCTCACCATTTAAAGACTGAGGATTTAGTAGGAGGGGTGGGAATCTGTCAAATGAATATATTTTCATGCATGAAATGTATTCCTTGATAACGGATCAGACAGGAGTATAAAAACGTCCCTGTGTAGAACGCACGCCTGTCACAGCAGGACAGGCTGGCTGTGAATCAGAGGCAGGCGGGTTTGACTAGATTTCCTCCACGTCAGCTGAGTGTGTAtatccgcctgtgtgtgtgtgactgtgcgtgtgcgcatgtgtgtagcGCTTGTTCCTGTGCCTGAAGCAAGAGTAAAGGCGGACAGCTCAGACAGCACTGACCAGAGAGCAGCATCCAGGCTGTTGTGTTGCTGCCTGCTGATTGAGGGGCTATAGCCCAGCCACCACGCTCCTCATCCCAGCTCTAAGCACTGGACACTGGACAAGGTCAGGTTCTGAGATTGTGGAGGATTTTTGGCCTGGTATCAGTTTAGTCTCTTGTCTTCCTAGAGAATCTAGGTGTGCTGCATAGCTCGTTATGGTAACATCGGGGAATCCAATTAAGAGGGGTTGCATCTCCCATCTTCCTGAGATCCACAATGTCATTATGGTTACA includes:
- the nubp2 gene encoding cytosolic Fe-S cluster assembly factor nubp2 isoform X2 — encoded protein: MEQNNDGGNLSQVQHVVLVLSGKGGVGKSTLTTELALALRHVGKKVGILDVDLCGPSIPRMLNVGRPEVHQCDSGWVPVYTDAQKSLALMSIGFLLEDPDEAVIWRGPKKTALIGQFVSDVAWGELDILLVDTPPGTSDEHLAVLENLKKHKVDGAILVTTPQAVSTGDVRREITFCKKTGLRILGIVENMSGFVCPHCSECSNIFSKGGGEELAKLTESAYLGSVPLDPLLSRSIEEGKDFIQAFPDSATFSAINSIAQILLASLQKA
- the nubp2 gene encoding cytosolic Fe-S cluster assembly factor nubp2 isoform X1, whose protein sequence is MEQNNAHKTDLCLLDGGNLSQVQHVVLVLSGKGGVGKSTLTTELALALRHVGKKVGILDVDLCGPSIPRMLNVGRPEVHQCDSGWVPVYTDAQKSLALMSIGFLLEDPDEAVIWRGPKKTALIGQFVSDVAWGELDILLVDTPPGTSDEHLAVLENLKKHKVDGAILVTTPQAVSTGDVRREITFCKKTGLRILGIVENMSGFVCPHCSECSNIFSKGGGEELAKLTESAYLGSVPLDPLLSRSIEEGKDFIQAFPDSATFSAINSIAQILLASLQKA
- the atp6v0cb gene encoding ATPase H+ transporting V0 subunit cb, whose product is MSSESPEYSPFFAVMGASAAMVFSALGAAYGTAKSGTGIAAMSVMRPELIMKSIIPVVMAGIIAIYGLVVAVLIANNISEKVSLYKSFLHLGAGLSVGLSGLAAGFAIGIVGDAGVRGTAQQPRLFVGMILILIFAEVLGLYGLIVALILSTK